One window of Candidatus Sulfotelmatobacter sp. genomic DNA carries:
- a CDS encoding S8 family serine peptidase, which yields MSPPLRRLFVSALALLALTASVAGAAVPTHEYVPGQLIIKYRTGVAKQQRTSLLSDMRATPMRSFEFIRAEAVKLPDGVTVEQAIARYKSDPRVEYVEPNYIWHADVTPNDPLFPQLYGMHNTGQTGGTPGADIHATNAWDVYTGDPNLMVGVIDTGIDYNHPDLAANVWTNPGEIPGNGIDDDGDGYVDDVHGYDFANSDGDPFDDNGHGSHCSGTIAGIGNNGVGVVGVNWRAKLVAIKFLNASGSGTTDGAIAAVQYAIAVGCRLTSNSWGGGGFSQALLDAINAAGAAGQLFCAAAGNAGSDNDVTPFYPATYDTPYIIAVAATDNNDNLASFSNYGATTVDIAAPGVDILSCQPGGGYQLLSGTSMATPHVSGAVALAMGRLPGLTNLQIKDLILHFADVKPQLTGRVLSNGRLNAFMPIAEPDSTPPAAVIDLHVSDLASNSITLAWTAPGDDGNTGRASSYELRYSTAPINAGNFSSATLVPSPDPQPAGSAESFEVPGLAFNTLYYFAIKAHDEFNNAGDLSNVASGTTLGIPNIDASPTSFSSTLLTGATDSQTLTLSNTAEGTLDFTIPTPMLSTSHPQVVNPYQPYVKTAGDHRVGPPVITGSGGPDGFGYRWVDSDEPGGPPFSWVDITGVGALNALSGDDNLSAPVTIGFSFPFYGSTFSTLRICTNGFITLSGSAAPYDNQMLPNVGAPPNLIAPMWDDMDFGTLQRVYTYNDGSRFIVEWVAIPHYSAGGSYTFEAILYPSGEIRYQYLSLGDPTNSATVGIQDQTAANGLNVAFNTTYLHDNLAVRIFAIPQWLSVTPTSGRILAGHSLPLQVHFDASGLTGGIFNGTINVLSNDPDGSPLPLSAQLHVIGAPDIAVNPASIPFGTVFVGSSPTRTLVVSNPGTDVLQVTGIASDDPYVSASPTTFSLNPSGAQNVTVTYHPTTVSSSNATLTIASNDPDQPNEPVMVTGNAVPAPSFSVDPESLAVTLNTNTATSRNLRITNNGGSNYTFSAEAIITSQGSSVVKHDADNLPLQKGQPDLQHGPSATSHGGPDVFGYTYQDSDEPGGPTFNWVDITGVGTQIPLTGDDANAGTFPVGFQFPFYGTTFNSFRICTNGFVSFTSNVTTYTNSAIPNNGAGVPENLLAVFWDDMNFGTTPRTYYYNDGARLIIEYFGAPRYGETEPNTFEILLYPDGRIVYQYLSMQSTTLNSATVGIQNADRSDGLQAAFNTSYVHDNLAVQFRPPARFLTVTPDSGSVPPGSHMDLTVGFNAAGLFGGNYLGAVRLTGNDPILPQRDVPCRLTVIGVPDIATVPTSVAFNNVYIGAPQLRQLTVQNVGTDLLHVTNITSDNGAFGVDQTSFNIGPLSSAVVYVGFNPGLAQPYSGNLHISSDDPDTPDLAVPVSGTGVTPPEIGVAPGSLHVALATTLGPVAQTADRLLVISNTGGSDLTWSLDASLAGASAGRVAKPSAAPAASTAAARRPAPVAPDAAQVATLARVARASSTLLASPASRHALLPESSKNDPSPPGNPVTQASGGPDTFGYRWIDSDSPGGPTFAWQEISGVGTVIPLNSDDQTLGPFPLPFAFSLYGNAFNTFNICSNGFLSFTSTLDSYTNTPLPDAGAPFNLVAPFWDDQNFAASGQAFSYFDGTKFIIEFQNVAHFSSGGPYTYEVLLYPNGTIEYQYLSMQSTRINEATIGIQNADGTDGLQVVYNADYVHDNLRVRISRTPQWMSINRSSGVTPAGGRDTVVVHFDANGLADGDYAGNLHVSSNDLQQPSIDVPVALHVGVASASLMVDPDIVNSLSGPTYVHGTVTPPSGLDPHDIDPASVRMQGTVAIADSVPVDYPPGQAVFSFSRFALLPALTEGKFSPVELIGEVAGQTWFSARDTIRVLKPILYVGGPAPYSAGSSVPLTWQDAADGPATHYDLWYSEDGGIHWSRIATAVTGHSMAWHVAPEATTRGMLQLAAYDDQGYLGSAFAGPFSIVAPVTGVETLRQPEALGLRFIGANPARSAARLELALPQRGPVELRVHDVRGALVRTLASGEFAAGRYPIVWDGKDANGTTVGSGVYFVQAAAGGRTVGLRVALIH from the coding sequence ATGTCGCCTCCCCTCCGCCGGCTCTTCGTTTCCGCTCTCGCGCTGCTCGCACTGACCGCATCGGTCGCCGGCGCGGCCGTGCCGACTCACGAATACGTTCCGGGCCAGCTGATCATCAAGTATCGAACCGGGGTCGCGAAGCAGCAGCGAACGTCGCTGCTCTCGGACATGCGCGCCACGCCGATGCGCAGCTTCGAATTCATCCGCGCGGAGGCCGTGAAGCTGCCGGACGGGGTGACCGTCGAGCAGGCGATCGCTCGCTACAAGTCCGATCCGCGCGTCGAGTACGTCGAGCCCAACTACATCTGGCATGCCGACGTCACTCCGAACGATCCGCTCTTTCCGCAGCTCTACGGCATGCACAACACCGGGCAGACCGGAGGCACTCCCGGCGCCGACATCCACGCCACCAACGCGTGGGACGTCTACACCGGAGATCCCAACCTGATGGTCGGCGTGATCGACACCGGCATCGACTACAACCACCCGGACCTGGCCGCCAATGTCTGGACCAACCCGGGCGAGATCCCCGGCAACGGCATCGATGACGACGGCGATGGCTACGTGGACGACGTGCATGGCTACGATTTCGCCAACAGCGACGGCGACCCGTTCGACGACAACGGGCACGGCTCTCACTGCTCGGGCACCATTGCCGGAATCGGCAACAACGGCGTCGGCGTGGTCGGCGTCAACTGGCGGGCCAAGCTGGTCGCGATCAAGTTCCTCAACGCCAGCGGGTCCGGCACGACCGACGGCGCGATCGCAGCGGTCCAGTATGCGATCGCGGTGGGCTGCCGGCTGACGAGCAACTCGTGGGGCGGCGGCGGCTTCTCGCAGGCGCTGCTCGACGCCATCAATGCCGCCGGCGCGGCGGGGCAGCTGTTCTGTGCGGCGGCCGGCAACGCCGGATCCGACAACGACGTCACGCCGTTCTATCCCGCCACCTACGACACGCCTTACATCATCGCGGTGGCGGCCACCGACAACAATGACAACCTGGCGAGCTTCTCGAACTACGGCGCCACTACCGTCGACATCGCGGCGCCGGGTGTGGACATCCTGTCGTGTCAGCCGGGTGGCGGCTATCAGCTGCTCTCCGGCACCTCGATGGCGACTCCGCACGTGTCGGGTGCAGTGGCGCTGGCGATGGGCCGGTTGCCCGGGCTCACCAACCTGCAGATCAAGGATCTGATCCTGCACTTCGCCGACGTCAAGCCGCAGCTCACCGGCCGGGTGCTGAGCAACGGCCGATTGAACGCGTTCATGCCGATCGCGGAGCCCGACAGCACTCCGCCGGCGGCCGTCATCGACCTGCACGTTTCCGATCTGGCGTCCAATTCGATCACGCTCGCGTGGACGGCGCCGGGAGACGACGGCAACACCGGACGGGCCTCGAGCTACGAGCTGCGCTACTCGACCGCGCCGATCAATGCCGGCAATTTCAGCTCCGCAACCCTCGTGCCCAGCCCCGATCCACAGCCGGCGGGCTCGGCCGAGAGCTTCGAGGTCCCCGGGCTGGCGTTCAATACCCTCTACTACTTCGCGATCAAGGCACACGACGAGTTCAACAATGCCGGCGATCTCTCGAACGTCGCGAGCGGCACCACCCTCGGGATTCCGAACATCGACGCCTCGCCGACCTCGTTCAGCTCCACGCTGCTCACCGGCGCCACCGACAGTCAGACCCTGACGCTCTCCAACACCGCGGAGGGGACGCTCGACTTCACGATCCCGACGCCCATGCTCTCGACCTCGCATCCACAGGTCGTGAATCCCTACCAGCCCTACGTCAAGACCGCCGGCGACCATCGCGTCGGTCCGCCGGTCATCACCGGCTCCGGTGGCCCGGATGGCTTCGGCTATCGCTGGGTGGACAGCGACGAGCCGGGCGGCCCGCCGTTCAGCTGGGTGGACATCACCGGGGTCGGAGCGCTGAACGCGCTCAGCGGCGACGACAACCTGTCGGCGCCGGTCACGATCGGCTTCAGCTTCCCGTTCTACGGGAGCACCTTCAGCACGCTCCGGATCTGCACCAACGGCTTCATCACGCTGAGCGGCTCCGCCGCGCCGTACGACAACCAGATGCTTCCGAACGTGGGCGCACCGCCCAACCTGATCGCGCCGATGTGGGACGACATGGACTTCGGCACGCTCCAGCGTGTCTACACCTACAACGACGGCTCGCGATTCATCGTCGAGTGGGTGGCGATTCCGCACTACAGCGCCGGTGGAAGCTACACGTTCGAGGCGATCCTCTACCCGTCGGGCGAGATTCGATACCAGTACCTATCGCTGGGCGACCCCACCAACAGCGCCACGGTCGGCATTCAGGATCAGACCGCCGCCAACGGACTCAACGTCGCGTTCAACACCACCTATCTGCACGACAATCTCGCGGTGCGGATCTTCGCCATTCCCCAGTGGCTCTCGGTGACACCCACTTCGGGGCGGATTCTGGCCGGCCACAGCCTGCCGCTCCAGGTGCACTTCGACGCCAGCGGGCTGACCGGCGGGATCTTCAACGGCACCATCAATGTGCTGAGCAACGATCCCGACGGAAGTCCTCTGCCGCTGAGCGCGCAGCTCCACGTCATCGGCGCGCCCGATATCGCGGTCAATCCGGCCTCGATCCCGTTCGGCACGGTGTTCGTGGGCTCGTCGCCGACCCGGACGCTCGTGGTCTCCAACCCGGGCACCGACGTCCTCCAGGTGACGGGTATCGCCAGCGACGATCCCTACGTCAGCGCGAGTCCGACCACGTTCTCTCTGAATCCGTCGGGGGCGCAGAACGTCACTGTGACCTACCACCCGACCACGGTATCCAGCAGCAATGCGACACTGACCATCGCCAGCAACGATCCCGATCAACCCAACGAGCCGGTGATGGTGACGGGGAACGCGGTGCCCGCCCCGAGTTTCAGCGTGGATCCCGAATCGCTGGCGGTGACCCTGAACACCAACACCGCCACCAGTCGCAATCTGCGCATCACCAACAACGGCGGCTCGAACTACACGTTCAGCGCGGAAGCCATCATCACGTCGCAGGGCAGCTCGGTCGTCAAGCACGACGCCGACAACCTTCCGCTCCAGAAGGGGCAGCCCGACCTGCAGCACGGACCTTCGGCCACCAGTCACGGGGGACCGGACGTCTTCGGCTACACCTACCAGGACAGCGACGAGCCCGGCGGGCCGACCTTCAACTGGGTGGACATCACCGGGGTCGGCACCCAGATCCCGTTGACGGGGGACGATGCCAACGCCGGCACGTTCCCGGTCGGGTTCCAGTTCCCGTTCTATGGGACGACGTTCAATTCGTTCCGGATTTGCACCAACGGGTTCGTGTCGTTCACCAGCAACGTCACGACCTACACCAATTCCGCGATCCCGAACAATGGTGCGGGCGTGCCCGAGAATCTGCTGGCGGTGTTCTGGGACGACATGAACTTCGGCACCACGCCGCGCACCTACTATTACAACGACGGCGCGCGGCTGATCATCGAGTACTTCGGCGCCCCCCGATACGGGGAAACCGAGCCCAACACCTTCGAAATCCTGCTCTATCCGGACGGCCGAATCGTCTACCAATACCTGTCCATGCAGTCCACCACGCTCAACAGCGCCACCGTCGGAATCCAGAACGCCGACCGGAGCGACGGACTTCAGGCGGCCTTCAACACCAGCTACGTGCACGACAATCTGGCGGTGCAATTCCGCCCGCCGGCCCGTTTCCTCACCGTGACGCCTGATTCGGGCAGCGTGCCGCCCGGCTCCCACATGGATCTGACCGTCGGCTTCAACGCCGCCGGGCTGTTCGGGGGCAACTATCTCGGCGCGGTGCGGCTCACCGGCAACGATCCGATCCTGCCGCAACGGGATGTGCCGTGCCGCCTGACCGTGATCGGCGTCCCCGACATCGCGACGGTTCCCACCAGCGTGGCGTTCAACAACGTCTACATCGGAGCGCCGCAGTTGCGTCAGCTCACGGTGCAGAACGTTGGAACCGATCTGCTGCACGTCACGAACATCACCAGCGACAACGGTGCGTTCGGCGTGGACCAGACCAGCTTCAATATCGGTCCGCTGAGCAGCGCGGTCGTCTACGTCGGCTTCAACCCCGGCCTGGCGCAGCCGTACAGCGGCAATCTCCATATCTCGAGCGACGATCCCGACACGCCGGACCTGGCGGTGCCAGTGAGTGGCACCGGTGTGACGCCGCCCGAGATCGGCGTGGCGCCGGGCAGCCTCCATGTCGCGCTGGCCACGACCCTGGGCCCGGTGGCGCAAACCGCCGACAGGCTGCTGGTGATCTCCAACACCGGCGGCAGCGACCTCACCTGGTCGCTGGACGCGAGCCTGGCCGGCGCCTCCGCGGGGCGGGTCGCGAAGCCCTCGGCCGCCCCGGCCGCCTCCACCGCGGCTGCGCGTCGCCCCGCGCCGGTCGCTCCCGATGCGGCTCAGGTCGCCACCCTCGCCCGCGTCGCGCGCGCGAGCTCGACCCTGCTCGCATCGCCGGCGTCGCGACACGCGCTGCTGCCGGAGTCGAGCAAGAACGACCCGAGCCCGCCCGGCAATCCCGTCACGCAGGCTTCCGGCGGCCCCGACACGTTCGGCTATCGCTGGATCGACAGCGATTCGCCGGGCGGTCCGACCTTCGCCTGGCAGGAGATCTCCGGCGTGGGAACCGTGATTCCGCTCAACAGCGACGACCAGACCCTGGGGCCGTTCCCGCTGCCGTTCGCGTTCAGTCTCTACGGGAACGCGTTCAACACCTTCAACATCTGCAGCAACGGGTTCCTGAGCTTCACCAGCACGCTCGACTCGTACACCAATACGCCGCTTCCCGACGCCGGCGCGCCGTTCAATCTGGTGGCGCCGTTTTGGGACGATCAGAACTTCGCGGCTTCGGGCCAGGCGTTCTCCTACTTCGACGGGACGAAGTTCATCATCGAGTTCCAGAACGTCGCCCACTTCAGCTCGGGCGGCCCGTACACCTATGAGGTCCTGCTCTATCCCAACGGCACGATCGAGTATCAGTACCTGAGCATGCAGAGCACGCGCATCAACGAGGCCACGATCGGCATTCAGAACGCCGACGGCACCGACGGCCTGCAGGTCGTGTACAACGCCGACTACGTGCACGACAACCTCAGGGTCCGGATCTCGCGCACCCCGCAGTGGATGAGCATCAATCGCTCGTCGGGCGTCACCCCGGCCGGCGGCCGCGACACGGTGGTCGTGCACTTCGACGCCAACGGGCTCGCCGACGGCGACTACGCCGGCAACCTGCACGTCTCGAGCAACGATCTCCAGCAACCCTCCATCGACGTGCCGGTCGCGCTGCACGTCGGAGTCGCGTCGGCGTCGCTGATGGTGGACCCCGACATCGTCAACAGCCTGAGCGGCCCGACTTACGTGCACGGTACGGTGACCCCGCCGAGCGGGCTCGACCCACACGACATCGACCCGGCCAGCGTTCGCATGCAGGGGACGGTGGCGATCGCCGACAGCGTCCCGGTGGACTATCCGCCCGGCCAGGCGGTGTTCAGCTTCTCGCGATTCGCGCTGCTCCCGGCGCTCACCGAGGGCAAGTTCTCGCCGGTCGAGTTGATCGGCGAGGTCGCCGGGCAGACCTGGTTCAGCGCGCGGGACACGATCCGCGTGCTGAAGCCGATTCTGTACGTCGGCGGACCGGCGCCCTACTCGGCCGGCTCCTCGGTGCCGCTCACCTGGCAGGACGCGGCGGACGGCCCCGCCACGCATTACGACCTGTGGTACTCGGAGGATGGCGGCATCCACTGGTCGCGCATCGCCACCGCGGTCACCGGCCATTCCATGGCCTGGCACGTGGCGCCCGAGGCGACGACTCGGGGAATGCTCCAGCTCGCCGCCTACGACGATCAGGGCTACCTGGGATCGGCGTTCGCCGGGCCGTTCTCGATCGTCGCTCCGGTCACGGGTGTGGAGACTCTGCGACAGCCCGAAGCTCTGGGGCTGCGCTTCATCGGAGCCAATCCGGCACGCAGCGCCGCGCGGCTGGAGCTGGCGCTCCCGCAGCGGGGGCCAGTGGAGCTGCGTGTGCACGACGTGAGAGGCGCATTGGTTCGCACGCTCGCGAGCGGTGAATTCGCGGCCGGACGCTATCCGATCGTGTGGGACGGCAAGGACGCCAATGGAACGACGGTGGGCTCCGGCGTCTACTTCGTCCAGGCCGCGGCGGGCGGACGGACGGTGGGCCTGCGGGTTGCATTGATCCATTAG
- the queF gene encoding preQ(1) synthase, which yields MPTQPSRTLATFPNPAPDRDYVIRHDCPEFTALCPVTGQPDFGTIVVIYTPDRACVELKSLKLYLWSFRNEGHYFEQVTNQIRDDLARAMRPRRLLVVAKFNVRGGITSTVTARYERPRRPQRSRARGRR from the coding sequence ATGCCTACCCAGCCCAGTCGAACGCTCGCCACCTTTCCCAATCCCGCGCCCGATCGAGACTACGTGATCCGGCACGATTGCCCGGAGTTCACCGCGCTCTGTCCGGTCACCGGCCAGCCGGATTTCGGCACGATCGTCGTCATCTACACGCCGGACCGAGCCTGCGTCGAGCTCAAGTCGCTGAAGCTCTACCTGTGGTCGTTCCGCAACGAAGGCCACTATTTCGAGCAGGTGACCAATCAGATCCGCGACGATCTGGCGCGCGCGATGAGGCCGCGTCGCCTGCTGGTCGTGGCGAAGTTCAACGTTCGCGGCGGGATCACTTCGACGGTGACCGCTCGCTACGAACGCCCGCGCCGGCCGCAGCGGTCCCGCGCCCGCGGCCGGCGCTGA
- the miaB gene encoding tRNA (N6-isopentenyl adenosine(37)-C2)-methylthiotransferase MiaB translates to MKRVFLETYGCQMNVADSETMAGVLEKAGLTLTDRPEEADAVVLNTCAIREHAEQRVLGRLGEFARLKQRNPRLVVGVAGCMAQHLRKRLLDSRSRVLDLVVGPDGYRRLPELLQRAAREPVAEIRLDRDETYGDLEPKREPGVRAWITAQRGCDKFCSFCVVPYTRGRERSLPLEDLIRQVEGAVASGYSEVVFLGQTVNSYHDRTHDFADLLRAADRVAGLKRIRFTSPHPSDMSDRVIAAIAECPRVCPQVHLPLQSASDRILESMRRPYSFAEFTEVVCRLRSAIPEVALSTDVIVGFPGEGEPEFQATASALREIRFDSAFLFKYSARPDTRAWKWEETVSEDEKGRRLAELIELQHGISGEIHDAWLGREVEALVEGPARRDPGQLFGRTAQFKAIVFGDDGTPAGTLKRLRVVGATPVTLFGEPVATRAPGARVTIR, encoded by the coding sequence ATGAAGCGCGTCTTCCTCGAAACCTACGGCTGCCAGATGAACGTGGCCGACAGCGAGACCATGGCCGGCGTGCTGGAAAAGGCCGGCCTGACCCTCACCGACCGTCCCGAAGAAGCCGACGCGGTGGTGCTCAACACCTGCGCGATCCGCGAGCACGCCGAACAGCGCGTGCTGGGCCGGCTCGGGGAGTTCGCCCGACTGAAACAGCGCAATCCCCGGCTGGTGGTGGGCGTGGCCGGCTGCATGGCTCAGCACCTCCGGAAGCGCCTGCTCGATTCGCGCTCGCGCGTTCTCGACCTGGTGGTGGGACCCGACGGCTATCGCCGCCTGCCCGAGCTGCTGCAGCGCGCCGCCCGCGAGCCGGTCGCCGAGATTCGGCTCGACCGCGACGAGACCTACGGCGATCTCGAGCCGAAGCGCGAGCCGGGAGTGCGCGCCTGGATCACGGCACAGCGTGGCTGCGACAAGTTCTGCAGTTTCTGCGTCGTGCCGTACACGCGCGGGCGCGAGCGGAGCCTGCCGCTCGAGGACCTGATCCGTCAGGTCGAGGGCGCAGTGGCGTCCGGCTATTCCGAGGTGGTCTTCCTCGGCCAGACCGTGAACTCCTATCACGACCGCACGCACGATTTCGCCGATCTGTTGCGCGCCGCCGACCGAGTGGCAGGCCTGAAGCGCATTCGCTTCACCTCGCCGCATCCCAGCGACATGAGCGATCGAGTGATCGCCGCGATCGCCGAGTGTCCGCGCGTCTGCCCGCAGGTGCATCTGCCGTTGCAATCCGCTTCGGACCGCATCCTCGAGTCCATGCGTCGCCCCTACAGCTTCGCGGAGTTCACCGAGGTGGTGTGCCGCCTCCGTTCCGCGATACCCGAGGTCGCGCTCTCGACCGACGTCATCGTCGGCTTCCCGGGCGAGGGCGAGCCCGAATTCCAGGCCACCGCGAGCGCGCTCCGCGAGATCCGCTTCGACAGCGCCTTCCTGTTCAAGTATTCGGCGCGCCCCGACACGCGCGCCTGGAAGTGGGAAGAAACCGTGAGCGAGGACGAGAAGGGCCGCCGCCTCGCCGAGCTGATCGAGCTGCAACACGGCATCTCGGGCGAGATCCACGATGCCTGGCTCGGACGCGAGGTCGAGGCACTGGTCGAGGGTCCCGCCCGCCGCGATCCCGGTCAGCTGTTCGGCCGCACCGCTCAATTCAAGGCGATCGTGTTCGGCGACGACGGCACGCCGGCCGGCACGCTCAAGCGCCTGCGGGTGGTGGGCGCCACGCCGGTGACGCTGTTCGGGGAGCCGGTCGCCACCCGCGCACCCGGCGCGCGGGTCACGATTCGCTGA